In Halomonas alkalicola, the following proteins share a genomic window:
- the menC gene encoding o-succinylbenzoate synthase, whose protein sequence is MRLALYRYRLPLTRPLMPGDAQPGKREGPTQKSPIREGLLLEIDGQWGEIAPLPGFSRESLDEAEAESLACLEALARGRAIAPRLPSVSFGFDCALRRSPPAVATPPEPCPLLQGPPLELLAGLDDLARAWETAAVRKAKLKVARHATQDELALIRRLTERFPALMLVLDANGGWSRAQALAFCSRLPVGRIDYLEDPCADFADSAAVAAASGVPIAVDEPLARGLPWHPVPQLAALVIKPTLVGSLARCEALVREARRLGLRTVVSSSFESDLGLGLLDRLAAEWAPDEPPGLDTRRWLAKGLLAPDGLPERDALIRLHRSDGHHE, encoded by the coding sequence ATGCGCCTCGCCCTCTACCGCTATCGCCTGCCCCTTACACGTCCGCTGATGCCGGGCGACGCGCAGCCCGGAAAACGGGAAGGCCCGACACAAAAGAGCCCGATACGAGAGGGCCTGCTGCTGGAGATCGACGGCCAGTGGGGGGAAATCGCCCCGCTGCCCGGCTTCTCCCGGGAGAGTCTGGACGAGGCCGAGGCGGAGAGCCTGGCCTGTCTCGAGGCCCTGGCGCGCGGCCGCGCCATCGCCCCGCGCCTGCCGTCCGTGAGCTTCGGCTTCGACTGCGCGCTCAGGCGCTCGCCCCCCGCCGTCGCGACGCCTCCCGAGCCCTGTCCGCTGCTGCAGGGCCCGCCCCTCGAGCTGCTGGCCGGCCTCGACGATCTGGCGCGGGCCTGGGAGACGGCGGCGGTTCGCAAGGCCAAGCTGAAGGTGGCCCGCCACGCCACGCAGGACGAGCTGGCGCTGATCCGCCGGCTCACCGAGCGCTTCCCGGCGCTCATGCTGGTGCTCGACGCCAACGGCGGCTGGTCCCGGGCGCAGGCCCTCGCCTTCTGCTCGCGGCTGCCGGTCGGGCGCATCGACTATCTCGAGGACCCCTGCGCCGACTTCGCCGACAGCGCCGCCGTCGCCGCCGCCAGCGGCGTGCCCATCGCCGTCGACGAGCCCCTGGCGCGCGGCCTGCCCTGGCACCCCGTCCCGCAGCTCGCGGCGCTGGTGATCAAGCCCACCCTGGTGGGCTCCCTGGCCCGCTGCGAGGCCCTGGTGCGGGAGGCGCGGCGGCTGGGCCTCAGGACGGTGGTCTCCTCGAGCTTCGAGTCCGACCTGGGGCTCGGGCTGCTGGACAGGCTCGCCGCCGAATGGGCGCCGGACGAGCCTCCGGGGCTCGATACCCGCCGCTGGCTGGCGAAGGGCCTGCTGGCCCCGGACGGCCTGCCCGAGCGCGACGCCCTGATCCGCCTCCACCGGAGCGACGGCCACCATGAATGA
- the menB gene encoding 1,4-dihydroxy-2-naphthoyl-CoA synthase gives MIEGITEAELYAPIEWRDRSDGYRDIRYHTSPDGIARITIDRPEVRNAFRPRTVAEMIQALDAARRDSAIGAIILTGAGDEAFCSGGDQRIRGDYGGYRDDEGVHHLNVLDFQRDIRTCPKPIVAMVAGYAIGGGHVLHMMCDLTIAADNAVFGQTGPKVGSFDGGWGASYMARIVGQKKAREIWFLCRRYDARQALEMGLVNQVVPLAELERESVRWCREMLQHSPMALRCLKAALNADCDGQAGLQELAGNATMLFYMTEEGQEGRNAFNEKRRPDFSRYPRNP, from the coding sequence ATGATCGAAGGCATCACGGAAGCGGAACTCTACGCGCCCATCGAATGGCGGGACCGTTCCGACGGCTATCGGGACATCCGCTACCACACCTCGCCCGACGGCATCGCCAGGATCACCATCGACCGGCCCGAGGTGCGCAACGCCTTCCGTCCGCGCACCGTGGCGGAGATGATCCAGGCCCTCGACGCGGCCCGTCGCGACAGCGCGATCGGCGCGATCATCCTCACCGGCGCCGGCGACGAGGCCTTCTGCTCCGGCGGCGACCAGCGCATCCGCGGCGACTACGGCGGCTACCGCGACGACGAGGGAGTCCACCACCTCAACGTCCTGGACTTCCAGCGCGACATCCGCACCTGCCCCAAGCCGATCGTCGCCATGGTCGCCGGCTACGCCATCGGCGGCGGCCACGTGCTGCACATGATGTGCGACCTCACCATCGCCGCCGACAACGCCGTCTTCGGCCAGACCGGGCCCAAGGTGGGCTCCTTCGACGGCGGCTGGGGCGCCTCCTACATGGCGCGCATCGTCGGCCAGAAGAAGGCCCGGGAGATCTGGTTCCTGTGCCGCCGCTACGACGCCCGCCAGGCCCTGGAGATGGGGCTGGTCAACCAGGTCGTGCCGCTGGCCGAACTGGAGCGGGAGAGCGTGCGCTGGTGCCGCGAGATGCTGCAGCACAGCCCCATGGCGCTGCGCTGCCTGAAGGCCGCGCTCAACGCCGACTGCGACGGCCAGGCCGGGCTGCAGGAGCTGGCGGGCAACGCCACCATGCTCTTCTACATGACCGAGGAGGGCCAGGAGGGGCGAAACGCCTTCAACGAGAAGCGCCGCCCCGACTTCTCGCGCTATCCTCGCAATCCCTGA
- a CDS encoding anion permease, giving the protein MNLNGISFPSWKSLAPLIVTVVVALWPTPDGLSPHAWYFFAIFLGCVVGLILEPLPGAVIGLIGVTAAALLAPWVLFSPEQLAAPNFNAANQAFAWAVSGFTNSTVWLIFGAFMFALGYEKTGLGRRISLWLVNAMGRRTLTLGYAVMISDTILAPFTPSNTARSAGTIYPVIRNLPPLYDSHPNDPSMKRMGSFLMWTALASTCVTSSLFLTAMAPNLLAIALTESATGIQVNWGQWFMAIAPAGILLLLLVPLLCYWLCAPEVKAGHEVSDWARDELKKLGALTRKEIVLVLMVVTALLLWIFGGDIISASLVGLVVICGMLLTGIVTWDDILNNNPAWNTLVWFATLVALAGGLSQVGFVHWFGTVVGGQISHFNPLMAMVALVVLFYALHYFFASITAHVTALLPVILAAASGIQGLDMQMFVLLLLPTLGFMGILTPYGTGPSPVYYGSGYLPSALFWRLGAIFGLLFLVVWLAIGMPWLALIL; this is encoded by the coding sequence ATGAACCTCAACGGGATATCTTTCCCCTCCTGGAAGTCTCTGGCGCCGCTCATCGTCACCGTCGTAGTGGCGCTGTGGCCGACCCCCGACGGGCTGTCTCCCCACGCCTGGTATTTCTTCGCCATCTTCCTCGGCTGCGTGGTGGGCCTGATCCTCGAGCCCCTGCCGGGGGCGGTGATCGGGCTGATCGGCGTCACCGCGGCGGCGCTGCTCGCGCCCTGGGTGCTGTTCTCGCCGGAGCAGCTCGCGGCGCCCAACTTCAACGCGGCCAACCAGGCCTTTGCCTGGGCGGTGTCCGGGTTCACCAACTCCACCGTGTGGCTGATCTTCGGCGCCTTCATGTTCGCCCTGGGCTATGAGAAGACCGGCCTCGGCAGACGCATTTCCCTCTGGCTCGTGAACGCCATGGGCAGGCGCACCCTGACGCTTGGCTACGCGGTGATGATCTCGGATACCATTCTTGCCCCTTTCACACCCTCCAATACGGCGCGTAGTGCGGGCACCATCTATCCGGTCATTCGCAACCTTCCGCCCCTTTACGATTCGCATCCCAATGACCCGAGCATGAAGCGTATGGGCAGCTTCTTGATGTGGACGGCGCTGGCCTCTACCTGCGTTACCAGTTCGCTGTTTCTGACCGCCATGGCCCCGAACCTGTTGGCCATCGCGCTGACCGAGAGCGCCACCGGCATTCAGGTCAACTGGGGACAGTGGTTCATGGCGATTGCCCCGGCGGGTATCCTGCTGCTGCTTCTGGTACCGCTGCTGTGCTACTGGCTATGCGCCCCCGAAGTGAAGGCGGGCCATGAAGTCTCCGACTGGGCGAGAGACGAACTCAAGAAGCTGGGCGCTCTCACTCGCAAGGAGATCGTGCTGGTGCTGATGGTCGTCACGGCCCTGCTGCTGTGGATCTTTGGCGGCGACATCATCTCCGCATCGCTGGTAGGGCTGGTGGTGATTTGCGGCATGCTGCTGACCGGCATCGTCACCTGGGACGATATCCTCAACAACAATCCGGCCTGGAACACTCTGGTATGGTTCGCCACGCTGGTGGCGCTGGCGGGCGGGCTGAGCCAGGTGGGCTTCGTGCACTGGTTCGGCACCGTGGTGGGTGGGCAGATCAGCCACTTCAACCCGCTGATGGCCATGGTGGCGCTGGTCGTGCTGTTCTACGCCCTGCACTACTTCTTCGCCAGCATCACCGCCCACGTGACGGCGCTGCTGCCGGTGATCCTCGCCGCCGCCTCGGGCATTCAGGGCCTCGACATGCAGATGTTCGTGCTGCTGCTGCTGCCGACCCTGGGCTTCATGGGCATCCTGACCCCCTACGGCACCGGCCCGAGCCCGGTCTACTATGGCAGCGGCTATCTGCCCAGCGCACTCTTCTGGCGCCTCGGGGCGATCTTCGGGCTGCTGTTCCTGGTGGTCTGGCTGGCGATTGGCATGCCCTGGCTGGCGCTGATCCTGTGA
- the menD gene encoding 2-succinyl-5-enolpyruvyl-6-hydroxy-3-cyclohexene-1-carboxylic-acid synthase, with product MSNDAATPPFPRHHDTFNHLWAALLLEELYRHGVRDLALAPGSRSSPLTMAAAAHPGLRRHLHFDERGLGFLALGLARSSRRPVAIVTTSGTAVANLLPAVVEAHLSGVPLVLLCADRPPELFDNGSNQAIDQRDLFARHVAFHRDLPSPAPDIAAAFVLGTVDQAMASQRLAPGPIHLNCRYPEPLYPGDRAIDAGDYLAPLGDWPRDRRPWGPWVATPPGCPVQPDWEAFRGRRGLIVAGRIDEPERARAVAEASERLGWPLFADLQSQIRFDARNLIHGDLALHDAAFVAELSRAEVLLQFGGRLISKRLSRFIAHHPWRDYWLVDPLPARLDPDHRVRRRLTCRADDFLAVHPAPPADAPWHQLPARQRRASEHVERACGRFSELGVCHRLSRLAEGLLVVGNSLPARLMDMLGGAGTGPARVLVNRGASGIDGLIATACGAARGSGMPTTLLLGDLSALHDLNSLALPNRDGPPLVVIVLNNDGGSIFHMLPVPDRGELLDACYRLPHGLSFARAAAMFGLDYAAPETLEAFEESYRNALRRGATLIEVRVPSRQVAEDLEALGARLRER from the coding sequence ATGTCCAACGACGCCGCCACGCCCCCCTTTCCCCGCCACCACGACACCTTCAACCATCTGTGGGCCGCGCTGCTGCTGGAGGAGCTGTACCGCCACGGCGTGCGCGACCTGGCGCTGGCGCCCGGCTCGCGCTCCTCGCCGCTGACCATGGCCGCCGCGGCCCACCCGGGGCTGCGCCGCCACCTGCACTTCGACGAGCGCGGCCTGGGCTTTCTGGCGCTGGGCCTGGCCAGGAGCTCCCGCCGCCCGGTCGCCATCGTCACCACCTCGGGCACGGCGGTCGCCAACCTGTTGCCGGCCGTGGTGGAGGCTCACCTGAGCGGCGTCCCCCTCGTGCTGCTCTGCGCCGACCGCCCGCCGGAGCTGTTCGACAACGGCAGCAACCAGGCGATCGACCAGCGCGACCTGTTCGCCCGCCACGTGGCGTTCCACCGCGACCTGCCCAGCCCCGCCCCCGACATCGCCGCCGCCTTCGTGCTCGGCACGGTGGATCAGGCCATGGCCAGCCAGCGCCTGGCGCCCGGTCCCATCCACCTCAACTGCCGCTACCCCGAGCCGCTCTACCCCGGCGACCGGGCCATCGACGCCGGCGACTACCTGGCGCCGCTGGGCGACTGGCCCCGCGACCGGCGCCCCTGGGGGCCTTGGGTCGCCACGCCGCCGGGCTGCCCCGTGCAGCCGGACTGGGAGGCGTTTCGCGGAAGACGCGGCCTGATCGTCGCCGGACGCATCGACGAGCCCGAGCGGGCCCGCGCGGTGGCCGAGGCGTCCGAGCGCCTCGGCTGGCCGCTGTTCGCCGACCTGCAGAGCCAGATCCGCTTCGATGCGCGCAACCTGATCCACGGCGACCTGGCGCTCCACGACGCGGCCTTCGTCGCCGAGCTGTCGCGGGCCGAGGTGCTGCTGCAGTTCGGCGGGCGCCTGATCTCCAAGCGCCTGAGCCGCTTCATCGCCCATCATCCCTGGCGCGACTACTGGCTGGTGGACCCCCTGCCCGCCCGCCTCGACCCCGACCACCGGGTGCGTCGCCGCCTGACCTGCCGGGCGGACGACTTCCTCGCCGTCCACCCCGCGCCGCCCGCCGATGCGCCCTGGCACCAGCTGCCAGCGCGGCAGAGGCGGGCCAGCGAGCACGTCGAACGCGCCTGCGGGCGCTTCTCGGAGCTGGGCGTCTGTCATCGACTGAGCCGCCTCGCCGAGGGGCTGCTGGTGGTCGGCAACAGCCTGCCGGCGCGGCTGATGGACATGCTGGGCGGCGCCGGCACGGGCCCGGCGCGGGTGCTGGTCAACCGCGGCGCCTCCGGCATCGACGGCCTGATCGCCACCGCCTGCGGCGCCGCCCGGGGCAGCGGGATGCCGACGACCCTGCTGCTCGGCGACCTGAGCGCCCTGCACGACCTCAACAGCCTGGCACTGCCGAATCGGGACGGGCCGCCGCTGGTGGTGATCGTGCTCAACAACGACGGCGGCAGCATCTTCCACATGCTGCCGGTGCCCGACCGGGGCGAGCTGCTCGATGCCTGCTATCGCCTGCCCCACGGGCTGTCGTTCGCCCGGGCCGCCGCCATGTTCGGCCTGGACTACGCGGCGCCGGAGACGCTGGAGGCCTTCGAGGAGAGCTACCGGAACGCCCTGCGCCGGGGCGCCACGCTGATCGAGGTCCGCGTGCCCAGCCGGCAGGTGGCCGAGGATCTCGAGGCCCTGGGAGCCCGGCTGCGTGAGCGCTGA
- a CDS encoding succinate dehydrogenase/fumarate reductase iron-sulfur subunit, whose translation MTTKQISIRRYLPERDDAPFWQPFEVPVDDSTSLLDALHHVKESLDGSLSYRWSCRMAICGSCGVMVNGIPKLGCKTFLRDYDGEIRIEPLAHFPVRRDLVVDMEIFLEHLAAVKPYLIDDAQTQETAETYRQTPQQLARYRQFSNCINCGLCYSACPQFGLNPEFLGPAALTLAHRYNLDSRDRGKAQRMPELNRHDGVWSCTFVGFCSQVCPKHVDPAAAVNQGKVEAAKHTLIALFKG comes from the coding sequence ATGACCACCAAGCAGATCAGCATCAGACGCTATCTTCCCGAGCGCGACGACGCTCCCTTCTGGCAGCCGTTCGAGGTGCCAGTCGACGACAGCACCTCGCTGCTGGACGCGCTCCATCACGTCAAGGAGAGCCTGGACGGCAGCCTGAGCTACCGCTGGTCGTGCCGCATGGCGATCTGCGGCTCCTGCGGGGTGATGGTGAACGGCATTCCCAAGCTGGGCTGCAAGACCTTCCTGCGCGACTACGACGGAGAGATCCGCATCGAGCCGCTGGCCCACTTCCCGGTGCGTCGCGACCTGGTCGTCGACATGGAGATCTTCCTCGAGCACCTGGCCGCCGTGAAGCCCTACCTGATCGACGACGCCCAGACCCAGGAGACGGCCGAGACCTACCGGCAGACGCCGCAGCAGCTCGCCCGCTACCGGCAGTTCTCCAACTGCATCAACTGCGGGCTGTGCTACTCGGCCTGTCCGCAGTTCGGCCTCAATCCGGAGTTCCTGGGCCCGGCGGCGCTGACCCTCGCCCACCGCTACAACCTCGACAGCCGCGACCGGGGCAAGGCGCAGCGCATGCCCGAGCTCAACCGCCACGACGGCGTCTGGAGCTGCACCTTCGTCGGCTTCTGCTCCCAGGTCTGCCCGAAGCACGTCGACCCGGCCGCCGCCGTCAACCAGGGCAAGGTGGAAGCCGCCAAGCATACGCTGATCGCGCTGTTCAAAGGTTAA
- a CDS encoding isochorismate synthase, with amino-acid sequence MRVPPRIMRRLDTLGKRPPSGLLRLTWRVDIDSPLDWLRAQPLLPRLYWRSRGPDAVEHAAVGAADERPAEDGLPPALPACLEDAEARYFGGLAFDPRDAGWQGFGAGRFVLPRLELVRRKHAAELCLNLLFDGRDPDAELEAARAALLALRDARPAEPLSPVVTGRHDTPCRDDWAGWVDRATSSEEQARAAKVVLSRQSRLLTRVPVDPWVLLDAWRRRARHCFHFGFQFSPEATFIGCSPERLYRRDGARLLSEALAGTCRRDGDAARDAALAATLLADPKNRRENQLVHADILARLAPLARHASLAEPGVVRLRALQHIRRDIEAELHPWVRDRHLLAALHPTPAVGGTPRDAALAFIRRHERHRRGWYAGACGMLSREAAELTVAIRCALVTAEAVSLYAGAGIVDGSVPDDEWDELEAKIADVMSLLV; translated from the coding sequence ATGCGAGTACCTCCCCGTATCATGCGGCGCCTGGACACGCTGGGGAAACGCCCGCCGAGCGGACTCCTTCGCCTGACCTGGCGCGTCGACATCGACAGTCCCCTGGACTGGCTCCGCGCCCAGCCGCTGCTGCCCCGCCTGTACTGGCGCTCGCGCGGCCCCGACGCCGTCGAGCATGCGGCGGTCGGCGCCGCCGACGAGCGCCCGGCCGAGGACGGCCTGCCGCCCGCCCTGCCCGCCTGCCTGGAGGACGCGGAAGCCCGCTACTTCGGGGGCCTGGCCTTCGACCCCCGGGACGCCGGCTGGCAAGGGTTCGGCGCCGGCCGCTTCGTGCTGCCACGCCTGGAGCTGGTGCGGCGCAAGCATGCCGCCGAGCTGTGCCTGAACCTGCTCTTCGACGGCCGCGATCCCGACGCGGAGCTGGAAGCCGCCCGCGCGGCGCTGCTGGCCCTGCGCGATGCGCGGCCCGCCGAGCCGCTGTCGCCGGTCGTCACCGGGCGCCACGACACCCCCTGCCGCGACGACTGGGCCGGCTGGGTCGACCGGGCCACCTCGTCCGAGGAACAGGCCCGGGCCGCCAAGGTGGTGCTGTCGCGGCAGAGCCGGCTGCTCACCCGCGTCCCCGTCGATCCCTGGGTGCTGCTGGACGCCTGGCGCCGGCGTGCCCGGCACTGCTTCCATTTCGGCTTCCAGTTCTCCCCGGAGGCAACCTTCATCGGCTGCTCGCCGGAACGCCTCTACCGGCGCGACGGCGCCCGGCTGCTCAGCGAGGCGCTGGCCGGCACCTGCCGGCGCGACGGCGACGCCGCCCGGGACGCGGCCCTGGCGGCCACCCTGCTCGCCGATCCCAAGAACCGCCGGGAGAACCAACTGGTGCACGCCGACATCCTGGCGCGCCTCGCCCCGCTCGCCCGCCACGCCAGCCTCGCCGAGCCCGGCGTCGTCAGGCTGCGCGCGCTGCAGCACATCCGGCGCGACATCGAGGCCGAGCTGCATCCCTGGGTGCGCGACCGGCACCTGCTGGCCGCGCTGCATCCCACGCCGGCGGTCGGCGGCACGCCCCGCGACGCGGCGCTGGCGTTCATCCGCCGCCACGAGCGCCACCGGCGTGGCTGGTACGCCGGCGCCTGCGGCATGCTGAGCCGCGAGGCCGCCGAACTGACGGTGGCGATCCGCTGCGCCCTGGTCACCGCCGAGGCAGTGAGCCTCTACGCCGGCGCCGGCATCGTCGACGGCTCCGTCCCCGACGACGAGTGGGACGAGCTGGAGGCCAAGATCGCCGACGTCATGTCCCTGCTGGTATGA
- the frdA gene encoding fumarate reductase (quinol) flavoprotein subunit, translating to MQHRDFDIVIVGGGGAGLRAAIAAAEQARSDHRPQRVALLSKVYPMRSHTVAAEGGAAAVTSPDDTLQAHFDDTVSGGDWLVEQGVADYFVRHAHRELVQMERWGCPWSRRDDGNVQVRRFGGMKTARTWFAADKTGFHMLHTLFQTSLKYPEIERLDEYFVLDLAVHDGAVAGIVALEVATGEMVLLRARSVILATGGAGRLFRFNTNAGIVTGDGMAIAYRHGVALRDMEFVQYHPTGLPGSGILITEACRGEGGILLNKDGYRYLQDYGLGPETPLGQPQNKYMELGPRDKLSQAFWQEQQAGRTGTFAGSDVVYLDLRHLGEAFLHERLPFICELAKAYINVDPVREPIPIRPAVHYTMGGIETDPQCETSVAGLFAAGECASVGLHGANRLGSNSLTELLVFGRLAGERASQRAARTEFADPRALREQADDQRARLARMCDGRESEHWVELKRELVQAMESGCGIYRTEDGMGHALQTVRRLRERYREIRVGDTSKVYNTELLECIELGFGLDIAEATCLGALERRESRGAHQRLDEGMQARDDDRYLRHSQVFHRHDGPAELRWQEVDTRFSAPAARVYGDAGKGSSA from the coding sequence ATGCAGCATCGAGATTTCGATATCGTCATCGTGGGGGGAGGCGGAGCCGGACTGCGCGCCGCGATCGCCGCCGCCGAGCAGGCCAGGAGCGACCATCGGCCACAGCGCGTCGCCCTGCTCTCCAAGGTCTATCCCATGCGTTCGCACACGGTGGCCGCCGAGGGCGGAGCCGCCGCGGTCACCAGTCCGGACGACACGCTGCAGGCGCACTTCGACGACACCGTGTCCGGCGGCGACTGGCTCGTCGAACAGGGCGTGGCGGACTACTTCGTGCGCCACGCCCACCGGGAGCTGGTGCAGATGGAGCGCTGGGGCTGTCCCTGGAGCCGCAGGGACGACGGCAACGTGCAGGTACGCCGGTTCGGCGGCATGAAGACCGCCAGGACCTGGTTCGCGGCGGACAAGACCGGCTTCCACATGCTGCATACCCTGTTCCAGACCTCGCTGAAATACCCCGAGATCGAGCGGCTCGACGAGTACTTCGTCCTCGACCTGGCCGTCCACGACGGCGCCGTGGCCGGCATCGTCGCCCTGGAGGTGGCCACCGGCGAGATGGTGCTGCTGCGCGCCAGGTCCGTGATCCTGGCCACCGGCGGAGCGGGACGGCTGTTCCGCTTCAACACCAACGCCGGCATCGTCACCGGCGACGGCATGGCCATCGCCTATCGCCACGGCGTCGCCCTGCGCGACATGGAGTTCGTGCAGTATCACCCCACCGGCCTGCCCGGCTCCGGCATCCTGATCACCGAGGCCTGCCGCGGCGAGGGCGGCATCCTGCTGAACAAGGACGGCTACCGCTACCTTCAGGACTACGGCCTCGGCCCCGAGACCCCGCTGGGCCAGCCGCAGAACAAGTACATGGAGCTCGGTCCCCGGGACAAGCTGTCCCAGGCCTTCTGGCAGGAGCAGCAGGCGGGGCGCACCGGCACCTTCGCCGGCAGCGACGTGGTCTATCTCGACCTGCGCCACCTGGGCGAGGCCTTCCTGCACGAGCGGCTGCCCTTCATCTGCGAGCTCGCCAAGGCCTACATCAACGTCGACCCGGTGCGCGAGCCCATTCCGATCCGCCCGGCGGTGCACTACACCATGGGCGGCATCGAGACCGACCCGCAGTGCGAGACCAGCGTGGCAGGGCTGTTCGCCGCCGGAGAGTGCGCCTCGGTGGGGCTGCACGGCGCCAACCGGCTCGGCTCCAACTCGCTCACCGAGCTGCTGGTCTTCGGCCGCCTGGCCGGGGAGCGGGCCAGCCAGCGCGCGGCCCGGACGGAGTTCGCCGACCCGCGCGCCCTGCGGGAGCAGGCCGACGACCAGCGCGCCCGGCTGGCCCGGATGTGCGACGGCCGCGAGAGCGAGCACTGGGTCGAACTCAAGCGCGAGCTGGTTCAGGCCATGGAGTCGGGCTGCGGCATCTACCGCACCGAGGACGGCATGGGCCACGCCCTGCAGACCGTGCGCCGGCTGCGGGAGCGCTACCGCGAGATCAGGGTCGGGGACACCAGCAAGGTCTACAACACCGAGCTGCTGGAGTGCATCGAGCTCGGCTTCGGCCTGGACATCGCCGAGGCGACCTGCCTGGGCGCCCTGGAGCGGCGGGAGTCGCGCGGCGCCCACCAGCGCCTCGACGAAGGCATGCAGGCGCGGGACGACGACCGCTACCTGCGGCACAGCCAGGTCTTCCATCGCCACGACGGCCCGGCCGAGCTGCGCTGGCAGGAGGTGGACACCCGCTTCTCCGCTCCCGCGGCACGGGTCTATGGCGACGCCGGCAAAGGATCAAGCGCATGA
- the menH gene encoding 2-succinyl-6-hydroxy-2,4-cyclohexadiene-1-carboxylate synthase: MSAEARTATPIVLLHGLLGERRDWDALIARLDGLRCLALDLPGHGDNRRLHVRSFDEARRWLCGELERRGIRRYRLLGYSLGGRLALHHASHRPAGLGVLMLESAHPGLPEQQRPARLAHDDAWAERFEEEPLESVLTDWYRQPVFADLDESTRTRQVARRLGNHGPAVAAMLRATSLGRQPALGAWLAGTGLPVWYLSGSRDAKFHGIGSELARRCRRLRHLSLPGGHDLHLDRPDDVAEAVRAWCRDGAGDP, from the coding sequence GTGAGCGCTGAAGCGCGCACCGCGACGCCCATCGTGCTGCTGCACGGCCTGCTGGGCGAGCGCCGCGACTGGGACGCGCTCATCGCGCGGCTGGACGGCCTCAGGTGCCTGGCCCTCGACCTGCCGGGTCACGGCGACAATCGCCGGCTGCACGTCCGCTCCTTCGACGAGGCCCGGCGCTGGCTGTGCGGCGAGCTGGAGAGGCGCGGCATCCGGCGCTACCGCCTGCTGGGCTACTCCCTCGGCGGGCGGCTGGCACTCCATCACGCCAGCCATCGGCCCGCCGGACTCGGGGTGCTGATGCTGGAGAGCGCGCACCCGGGCCTGCCCGAGCAGCAGCGCCCGGCGCGCCTCGCCCACGACGACGCCTGGGCCGAGCGCTTCGAGGAGGAGCCGCTGGAGAGCGTGCTGACCGACTGGTATCGCCAGCCGGTCTTCGCCGATCTGGACGAGTCGACCAGAACCCGCCAGGTCGCCAGGCGGCTCGGCAACCACGGCCCGGCCGTGGCGGCCATGCTGCGCGCCACCTCGCTGGGCCGGCAGCCCGCGCTCGGCGCATGGCTGGCGGGCACCGGGCTGCCGGTCTGGTATCTCTCGGGGAGTCGCGACGCGAAGTTCCACGGCATCGGCTCGGAGCTGGCCCGGCGCTGCCGCCGTCTCAGGCACCTGAGCCTGCCCGGGGGGCACGATCTGCACCTCGACCGCCCCGACGACGTGGCCGAGGCGGTACGCGCCTGGTGCCGCGACGGCGCCGGCGATCCGTGA
- the frdD gene encoding fumarate reductase subunit FrdD, protein MTQHHPDRRQAYDEPLWWALFSAGGVCFALFVPSAALFLALLLPAGLLPADALSYERASSLLFGLPGLIFVGATICLPLFHAAHRIRHGLFDLTLGSDGTNKWLMYGAAALLSALALGVVLLGMLR, encoded by the coding sequence ATGACCCAGCATCATCCGGACCGCCGTCAGGCATACGACGAGCCGCTGTGGTGGGCCCTGTTCAGCGCCGGCGGCGTCTGCTTCGCGCTGTTCGTGCCCTCGGCGGCACTGTTCCTGGCCTTGCTGCTGCCCGCCGGGCTGCTGCCGGCGGATGCGCTGAGCTACGAGCGCGCCTCTTCCCTGCTGTTCGGCCTGCCCGGCCTGATCTTCGTCGGGGCGACGATCTGCCTGCCGCTCTTCCACGCCGCCCACCGGATCCGTCACGGCCTGTTCGACCTGACGCTGGGCAGCGACGGCACCAACAAGTGGCTCATGTACGGCGCCGCCGCCCTGCTCAGCGCCCTGGCGCTGGGCGTCGTGCTGCTGGGCATGCTGCGCTGA
- a CDS encoding fumarate reductase subunit C: MHKPPRAHPPLPRNWWLKHRFFIAYMAREATVLPLVFFIVCLLAGTLALSRGPDAWQGWLGFMGSPPVVALNALALVASLYHAWTFFQLFPRVMPLRLGDRSVPASLMVAGQWAGVLAVLLLFVWVFGRA, encoded by the coding sequence ATGCACAAGCCGCCGAGAGCCCATCCGCCGCTGCCGCGGAACTGGTGGCTCAAGCACCGCTTCTTCATCGCCTACATGGCGCGGGAGGCCACGGTGCTGCCGCTGGTGTTCTTCATCGTCTGCCTGCTGGCCGGCACCCTCGCCCTCTCGCGAGGCCCCGACGCCTGGCAGGGCTGGCTCGGCTTCATGGGATCGCCGCCGGTCGTCGCCCTCAACGCGCTGGCACTGGTGGCCAGCCTCTATCACGCCTGGACCTTCTTCCAGCTCTTCCCCCGCGTGATGCCGCTGCGCCTGGGAGATCGCAGCGTCCCGGCCAGCCTCATGGTGGCGGGCCAGTGGGCGGGAGTGCTGGCCGTGCTGCTGCTGTTCGTCTGGGTATTCGGGAGGGCATGA